A genomic region of Gossypium hirsutum isolate 1008001.06 chromosome D01, Gossypium_hirsutum_v2.1, whole genome shotgun sequence contains the following coding sequences:
- the LOC107921334 gene encoding probable amidase At4g34880, producing the protein MASTKSSPLTIPLFLTWMILFLQPMVSSGNHAFSIKEATVQDLQLAFEKNQLTSRQLVEFYMGEIHRLNVLLRAVIEVNPDALYQADEADRERKAKAPGSLSGLHGLPILLKDNIATKDKMNTTAGSLALLGSIVPRDADVVSKLRKAGAIILGKVSLSEWAHFRDGSVPSGWCARSGQGKNPYNISKDPCGSSSGSAIAAAANLAAVTLGTETEGSILCPSNNNTIVGIKPTVGLTSRAGVVPITPRQDTVGPMCRTVADAVYVLDAIAGLDYNDKATIKASKYIPRGGYKQFLKIDGLKGKRRGLFRNEFFNVGEGSVYAKVFERHFSTLRRRGAVLVENVNASKYLEAYSTSIDYETLAMTAEFKLAINSYLKQLVVSKVRSLKDLIAFNNKFSKLEKTKEYDQQFFLDTEATNGIGQKEKEALLNLAKMSRDGFEKLMEENKLDALLSPFSVASSILGRGQYPGIIVPAGYDREGLPFGLCFGGLKGSEPTLIEIAYAFEQATKIRRHLHSSTEVI; encoded by the exons ATGGCGTCTACAAAATCTTCTCCACTAACCATTCCCCTGTTTTTGACATGGATGATTCTGTTTCTTCAACCCATGGTGTCATCTGGGAATCATGCATTCTCAATCAAAGAAGCAACTGTGCAGGATCTCCAACTTGCATTTGAGAAAAACCAACTCACATCAAGGCAACTCGTTGAGTTTTACATGGGGGAAATCCATAGACTTAATGTGCTCCTTAGAGCGGTGATAGAAGTTAACCCGGATGCTTTGTATCAAGCTGATGAGGCTGACAGAGAGCGCAAGGCTAAAGCACCTGGATCACTAAGTGGCCTGCATGGACTTCCTATTCTGCTCAAGGATAACATTGCAACCAAGGATAAGATGAACACCACGGCTGGTTCACTTGCGCTGCTTGGATCCATTGTACCTCGAGATGCAGACGTGGTATCCAAATTGAGGAAAGCTGGGGCTATAATTCTTGGCAAGGTCAGCTTGAGTGAGTGGGCTCATTTCAGGGATGGAAGTGTGCCCAGTGGCTGGTGTGCTCGGAGTGGTCAAGGAAAG AATCCTTACAATATTTCAAAAGATCCATGCGGGTCAAGTAGTGGATCAGCCATAGCAGCAGCAGCAAATTTGGCAGCAGTAACACTTGGGACCGAGACTGAGGGCTCAATCCTCTGTCCATCCAACAATAACACCATTGTTGGTATCAAACCTACTGTCGGTCTTACCAGCCGAGCAGGAGTCGTCCCCATCACTCCCAGACAGGACACTGTCGG ACCCATGTGCAGAACAGTGGCAGATGCTGTATACGTCCTGGATGCCATTGCAGGCTTAGATTATAATGATAAAGCAACCATTAAAGCATCAAAGTACATTCCACGGGGTGGCTACAAACAATTTCTAAAGATTGATGGCCTTAAAGGGAAAAGACGGGGGTTATTCAGAAATGAATTCTTCAATGTTGGCGAAGGATCTGTTTACGCCAAAGTTTTTGAGCGTCATTTCTCCACTTTAAg GCGAAGAGGTGCAGTCTTGGTAGAAAATGTAAATGCTTCCAAGTACTTGGAGGCATACAGCACCAGCATAGACTACGAAACACTAGCAATGACAGCTGAGTTCAAATTGGCCATAAATTCTTACCTAAAACAACTAGTGGTGTCTAAAGTGCGATCCTTGAAAGATCTCATTGCATTCAacaacaaattttcaaaattg GAAAAAACCAAGGAATATGACCAACAGTTTTTCCTTGACACAGAAGCTACGAATGGCATTGGCCAAAAGGAAAAGGAAGCGCTATTAAATTTAGCAAAAATGTCGAGAGATGGGTTCGAGAAACTAATGGAAGAGAACAAGCTAGACGCGTTGTTATCACCATTTTCAGTAGCTTCCTCTATTCTTGGAAGGGGTCAATATCCAGGTATCATTGTCCCGGCTGGATATGATAGAGAAGGGCTGCCTTTCGGCCTTTGTTTTGGGGGATTAAAGGGCTCGGAGCCAACCCTGATTGAGATAGCCTATGCCTTCGAGCAAGCTACTAAGATCAGGAGGCACCTTCATTCAAGCACTGAAGTTATTTAG